DNA sequence from the Bacteroidales bacterium genome:
TGCACATAAGTGGGTGAGAGTTGAGTGTGTTGAGTGAGTTGTTGGTTTTATTTGTGAGACTCATTTTTTATAATCCCAATGAGGAACGAATCGGGAAGACAGGGGGCGGAGAACGAAATCAGTCATCGGTTTTCAGTCTTCTGTCTTCTGCCTTCTTTCAACTCGAAAACCCGATAACAACGACAACCTGACAACAGTTATCCCATTCTCCGCTTCGCGTTCTCAGGTTCTCAAGTTATCAAGTTGACAAAAAAAGTCAACCTGGACAACTTCGACAACTGGACAACATGGATAACTACTAACAATAACAAATTTGTCCGTAGGATATATAACCACTAATAACTATATTTTTCTATGCACTCCCATACCCAACTCTCAAACTCAAAAATTCTCGTAACAGGCACGGCAGGCTTCATCGGCTACCATCTTGCCAAACACCTTCTCGAAAGAGGTGATGAGGTTGTTGGTCTGGATAATATCAATGATTACTATGATGTTAATCTTAAATACGCCCGTTTAAAGGAAACTGGAATTACCAAAGATGAAATAGCAGAAAATAAACTTGTTAAAAGCAGTAAATATTCTAATTATAGGTTTATAAAACTTAATCTTGAAGATAGAGACAATATTTTAGATCTTTTTAAAAAAGAAAAATTTGATAAAGTCTGTAACCTGGCTGCACAAGCTGGCGTACGTTACAGCATTGAGAACCCTTATGCATATATCGAAAGCAACATAGTTGGATTTATAAATATTCTCGAAGCATGCAGACATAATAATTTAAAGCATCTTGTTTATGCATCAAGTTCTTCTGTTTATGGCAATAATACAAAAATGCCTTTATCTACATCTGATAATGTTGATCATCCGATAAGTTTATATGCAGCTACAAAAAAAAGTAATGAACTCATGGCACATACATACAGCCATTTATATGGTTTACCGACAACCGGATTACGTTTTTTCACTGTCTATGGCCCATGGGGACGGCCTGATATGGCATATTTTAAATTTGTAAAAGCTATTCTTGAAGATAAACCTATTGATGTATATAACTATGGCGACATGATACGTGACTTTACCTATATTGGTGATATTGTTGATGGTGTTGTCCGTGTAATTGATAATCCTCCAACGAAAGACGAAGGAATAAGGCATAAGGCACAAGGTATAAGAAAACAAAACAATGAAACTGATACCCATCAACTTCAAACTTCAAACTCCAAACCTGA
Encoded proteins:
- a CDS encoding NAD-dependent epimerase codes for the protein MHSHTQLSNSKILVTGTAGFIGYHLAKHLLERGDEVVGLDNINDYYDVNLKYARLKETGITKDEIAENKLVKSSKYSNYRFIKLNLEDRDNILDLFKKEKFDKVCNLAAQAGVRYSIENPYAYIESNIVGFINILEACRHNNLKHLVYASSSSVYGNNTKMPLSTSDNVDHPISLYAATKKSNELMAHTYSHLYGLPTTGLRFFTVYGPWGRPDMAYFKFVKAILEDKPIDVYNYGDMIRDFTYIGDIVDGVVRVIDNPPTKDEGIRHKAQGIRKQNNETDTHQLQTSNSKPETLNLKPETINQRSKAKPDRKRSGVPYGQPQALNLKPETLNPSSSPTAPYKLYNIGNSSPVQLLAFIKVIEKAIGKKAKMNMMDMQPGDVPKTHSYVADLINDLGYKPDTTIDYGVDSFVDWYKGYYKLF